One window from the genome of Garra rufa chromosome 1, GarRuf1.0, whole genome shotgun sequence encodes:
- the LOC141319782 gene encoding interferon-induced very large GTPase 1-like has protein sequence MVKANGGSFYSCKMFRQMEREKQEQQMKILMERLKEREEDMKKLEEEKERMKMMMEEERQNNDKDRKSKEEELEREIREQEKHQKEIRDKMRETFRYEIEEMRKENDKIKTEKEKLRAENEIEIDRLLSKIKNERENHETERKKREEVFNEKEERYKTLMKEKEESEEKMHEQTKREREEWEKQKQLFHRLHIEIRLLNRIKLADVLQITEHSLRILESCAEKELIQTFIQELLMMNYRARYICVKDPNEHYHTHQKDIGLFEEKTSQSDQIHPMDVQMAVFHCADSFLKQLMVTKLSQCQYALPLLVPDPFTRQIEFPLWTFRQINKSWKMRNTNNEIISQTQPIYKAETPMVSFFRFGSVSSSKSQLMNSLINEKHNTFFHRNCPGSSRTRVLMDGVVEIAWFCPSGKHDDKFNDCVAFCNLHGDAGDHEKQLQILTEMASVNVVLLPRLDKNDRCASIIQNLFNDRKPLIFLFTEDESAFIEIRKEKFKIGLKNRNQSDVSEELRKAITDSLSQSSSTFRLKDLSKHSDIRVDEEDDDDCRRGREAAQQMMGLLVKNDLREIKELFLPHQGKLWHQWSQKNKELHRPRADDTESRKNIEIRHQQHECHISDFIKCFIKEINSYDQHQKMFFLKWLRIILDEYTSADLSALHHKYDVKWSTVLKLKENNDKSEQLKTEQTELQRISEELQAATFGLEHILREIGQIYESCSSVNKNKKDLQVHFSSLPSFAAEMMISGFPLELMDGDVAHVPVIWISAVLDELIQKLGDQRVFVLSVLGVQSSGKSTMLNAMFGLQFAVSAGRCTRGAFMQLVKVSDEMKTQMNFDYILVVDTEGLRALELAGRSTRHHDNELATFVIGLANLTLINIFGENLSEMQDTLQIVVQAFMRMKKVKLNPSCVFVHQNITGMTAGQKNMEGRRQLQETLDEMTKLSAEEEGCDEERFSDVIRFDVQNDVKYFAQLWEGNPPMAPPNPNYCENIQELKKTVRSHALKSHGISLTHLKDHIKDLWEALLKEQFVSSFTNSLKTAAHRKLQTEYNKWSSSLHNAMMETENRLHNEIKNEAISEVKETDLHRELNRTSEKVKKSMSEFFEKDTYAKILSQWKTSYETKIKALQDNIVREAKEKINEIVLHRDLKKKDEERKQLQCTLYEKSKELALKLKDKANDEETIKQELDLIWEQSVKIIIDTDILNDVTKVLGCCKQGNKYNDILAVPNYSKYVNFIKSLKQDAKKSTLSPEDEEQIRSFVKDVVQKTDTMIQSFKISENGYNISYIEQLTDYIKKRAKEHHRQCKKYTFQEEFFVDLVYSICNRAKNSFTQQHRLFMEANDPDLYAEKKRDEYYSIFQKQCHKATSAVIFGEIICQKLKEPIEQRVYEKTARDLAEEVRSNCESLNGNRSNLEKQILKTLAEEEDFDKYMNYINNPRDHFNGFIRKEVSLYIAQKFSFSVLPKMKENIELLQQKIMKAAHESTEHVQVNSGDAGLWLKSFTQQLSDELIFSEKDLMGVKHYDVNDFNFLEDVIRQELTAIMSDISRELNNECLNPKIRPDETLIDHFSQCCWVQCPFCKATCTNDKENHQEDHSTPFHRVNGVHGLYYTNTLTLCSETCTDLVSSCCNFVVNNRMFSYRNYKSAGGVYADWSITPVHSDLPYWKWFVCRFQKDLENKYSKRTNCNTLWEWDRITKQEAIESLHTYFKRSGHHFKDRNESPLQTSL, from the exons ATGGTGAAAGCAAACGGAGGGAGTTTCTACTCGTGTAAGATGTTCAGACAGATGGAAAGAGAAAAACAAGAACAACAGATGAAGATCCTGATGGAGAGACTCAAAGAAAGAGAAGAAGATATGAAGAAACTagaagaagagaaagagagaatgaaGATGATGATGGAAGAAGAACGACAGAATAATGACAAAGACAGAAAGAGTAAAGAAGAAGAACTGGAAAGAGAAATAAGAGAACAAGAGAAACATCAAAAAGAGATACGAGACAAGATGAGAGAGACATTTAGATATGAAATAGAGGAAATGAGGAAAGAAAacgataaaataaaaacagaaaaagaaaaacttaGGGCTGAAAATGAGATTGAAATAGACAGATTATTAAGTAAAATAAAGAATGAAAGAGAGAATCATGAAACAGAGAGGAAGAAAAGAGAAGAAGTGTTTAATGAGAAAGAAGAACGGTACAAAACACTAATGAAAGAGAAAGAAGAGAGTGAGGAAAAGATGCATGAACAGACAAAGAGAGAACGAGAGGAATGGGAGAAACAGAAACAA CTATTTCACAGACTTCATATTGAAATCAGGCTCCTCAATAGAATTAAACTTGCAGATGTTCTTCAGATAACTGAACATTCATTAAGGATCCTTGAGTCTTGTGCTGAAAAAGAGCTGATTCAGACTTTCATACAAGAACTACTGATGATGAACTACAGAGCAAGATACATTTGTGTTAAAGATCCCAATGAACATTATCACACACATCAAAAAGACATTGGCTTATTtgaagaaaaaacaagtcaatctGATCAGATTCACCCGATGGATGTTCAGATGGCTGTGTTTCATTGTGCTGATAGTTTTCTtaagcagctgatggtgactaAACTGTCCCAGTGTCAGTACGCTCTGCCTCTGCTTGTTCCTGATCCATTCACACGACAGATTGAGTTTCCTCTCTGGACATTCAGACAAATCAACAAGAGCTGGAAGATGAGAAACACCAACAATGAAATCATCAGTCAAACCCAGCCGATCTACAAGGCAGAAACTCCAATGGTGTCTTTCTTCAGGTTTGGCTCTGTGTCTTCATCCAAGTCTCAGCTGATGAACAGTCTGATCAATGAGAAACACAACACGTTCTTCCACAGGAACTGTCCAGGCAGCAGCAGAACCAGAGTCCTGATGGATGGAGTGGTGGAGATCGCCTGGTTCTGCCCCTCTGGGAAACATGATGATAAATTCAATGACTGTGTTGCGTTCTGTAATCTACACGGTGATGCAGGAGACCATGAGAAACAGCTGCAGATCCTCACTGAAATGGCTTCAGTCAATGTTGTTCTTCTACCACGACTGGACAAGAATGATAGATGTGCATCAATAATACAAAACCTGTTCAATGATAGAAAGCCACTCATTTTCCTTTTTACTGAAGATGAATCTGCTTTCATTGAGATAAGGAAAGAGAAATTCAAAATTGGTCTGAAAAACAGAAATCAGTCAGATGTATCTGAAGAACTCAGAAAAGCTATAACAGATAGTCTCTCACAATCATCCTCGACTTTCAGACTTAAAGATTTGTCCAAACACTCAGACATCAGAGTAGATGAGGAAGATGATGATGACTGCAGGAGAGGAAGAGAAGCAGCACAGCAGATGATGGGTTTACTGGTGAAGAATGATCTaagagaaataaaagaattatttCTGCCTCATCAGGGGAAACTGTGGCATCAGTGGAGTCAGAAGAACAAAGAACTACATCGACCTCGAGCAGATGATACAGAAAGTAGAAAAAACATAGAAATCCGTCACCAGCAGCATGAATGTCACATCAGTGACTTCATAAAGTGCTTCAttaaagaaattaattcataTGATCAACATCAGAAGATGTTTTTCCTCAAATGGCTCAGAATTATCCTGGATGAATATACATCAGCTGATCTTTCTGCTCTTCACCACAAGTATGATGTAAAATGGTCAACAGTCTTAAAACTGAAAGAGAATAATGATAAGTCAGAACAACTTAAAACTGAACAAACTGAACTTCAGAGAATATCTGAGGAACTTCAAGCTGCAACCTTTGGTTTGGAGCACATCTTGAGGGAGATCGGTCAGATCTATGAATCATGTTCATCTGTGAACAAGAACAAGAAAGACCTGCAGGTTCACTTCTCTTCTCTCCCGAGTTTTGCAGCAGAGATGATGATCTCTGGATTTCCACTGGAGCTGATGGATGGAGATGTTGCTCATGTTCCTGTGATCTGGATCTCTGCTGTTCTAGATGAACTCATCCAGAAACTGGGAGACCAGAGAGTCTTTGTGCTGTCAGTTTTAGGAGTTCAGAGCTCTGGGAAATCCACCATGCTGAATGCCATGTTTGGACTCCAGTTTGCCGTCAGTGCTGGCAGGTGCACCAGAGGAGCTTTCATGCAGCTGGTCAAAGTGTCAGACGAGATGAAAACACAGATGAACTTTGACTATATTCTGGTTGTTGATACTGAGGGTCTTCGTGCtctagaactggctggaagatcAACAAGACATCATGACAATGAATTGGCCACATTTGTTATTGGTCTTGCAAATCTGACGTTGATTAACATCTTTGGAGAAAACCTATCTGAGATGCAGGACACTCTTCAGATTGTTGTTCAGGCCTTCATGAGGATGAAGAAGGTCAAACTGAATCCtagctgtgtgtttgtgcatcAAAACATTACCGGCATGACAGCTGGACAGAAAAACATGGAGGGAAGGAGACAACTGCAGGAGACACTGGATGAAATGACAAAACTTTCAGCGGAAGAGGAAGGCTGTGATGAAGAACGATTCAGTGATGTCATTAGATTTGATGTTCAGAATGATGTGAAGTATTTTGCTCAGCTCTGGGAGGGAAACCCACCTATGGCACCACCAAACCCAAACTACTGTGAGAATATTCAAGAACTAAAGAAAACTGTTAGGTCTCATGCTTTAAAATCACATGGAATTAGTCTGACACACCTCAAAGATCATATTAAAGACCTCTGGGAGGCTTTACTGAAGGAACAATTTGTCTCTAGCTTCACAAATTCTCTGAAGACTGCAGCCCACAGAAAACTGCAAACTGAATACAACAAGTGGTCCTCGAGTCTTCACAATGCCATGATGGAAACTGAAAACAGACTTCACAACGAAATAAAAAATGAAGCCATTTCTGAAGTTAAGGAAACTGATCTCCACAGAGAACTGAACAGGAcaagtgaaaaagtgaaaaaatcAATGTcagaattttttgagaaagacacATATGCAAAAATACTGAGTCAGTGGAAAACATCCTATGAAACAAAAATCAAAGCTCTTCAGGATAACATTGTGAGAGaagcaaaagagaaaataaatgaGATTGTTCTGCATCGAGACCTTAAGAAAAAGGATGAAGAGAGGAAACAACTTCAATGCACTCTCTATGAAAAGAGCAAAGAACTTGCCTTAAAACTCAAAGACAAAGCAAATGATGAAGAAACAATAAAGCAGGAGCTTGATTTGATTTGGGAACAGAGTGTGAAGATCATCATAGATACTGACATATTGAATGATGTAACAAAGGTTCTCGGTTGCTGCAAACAGGGCAACAAGTACAATGATATTCTTGCTGTGCCAAATTACTCTAAATATGTAAATTTTATAAAGTCTTTAAAACAAGATGCAAAGAAGTCAACTCTTAGTCCAGAAGATGAAGAACAAATAAGATCATTTGTCAAAGATGTTGTCCAGAAAACAGACACAATGATTCAGTCATTTAAGATTTCAGAGAATGGCTACAACATTAGCTACATTGAACAACTCACAGATTACATCAAGAAGAGAGCAAAAGAACATCATAGACAATGTAAGAAATATACGTTTCAGGAAGAATTCTTTGTGGATTTGGTTTATTCCATCTGTAACAGAGCAAAAAATAGTTTTACTCAACAGCACAGACTGTTCATGGAAGCCAATGACCCTGATCTCTATGCTGAGAAGAAGAGAGACGAATACTATAGTATTTTCCAGAAACAGTGTCATAAAGCAACATCAGCTGTCATTTTTGGTGAAATCATCTGTCAGAAACTTAAAGAGCCCATTGAACAGCGTGTCTATGAGAAGACTGCCAGAGATCTGGCAGAAGAAGTAAGATCTAACTGTGAATCTCTGAATGGAAACAGATCAAATCTGGAGAAACAAATCCTGAAGACACTGGCAGAAGAGGAAGATTTTGACAAATACATGAACTACATTAATAATCCCAGAGATCACTTCAATGGTTTCATCAGAAAAGAGGTCAGTCTCTACATCGCTCAGAAGTTCAGTTTCAGTGTTTTACCCAAGATGAAGGAGAACATTGAACTCCTGCAGCAGAAGATCATGAAAGCAGCTCATGAATCTACTGAACATGTTCAAGTCAACAGTGGAGATGCTGGTTTGTGGTTGAAGAGTTTCACACAGCAGCTCTCAGATGAGCTGATCTTCTCTGAAAAAGACCTCATGGGAGTGAAACATTATGATGTCAATGATTTCAACTTCCTAGAAGATGTGATAAGACAAGAACTAACTGCTATAATGTCTGACATAAGCAGAGAGTTAAACAATGAATGTTTGAACCCCAAGATCAGACCAGATGAGACTCTGATTGATCACTTCTCTCAGTGCTGCTGGGTTCAGTGTCCGTTCTGTAAAGCCACCTGCACAAATGACAAAGAAAACCATCAGGAAGATCACAGTACTCCTTTTCACAGGGTGAATGGAGTTCATGGCTTATATTACACGAATACATTAACACTCTGTAGTGAAACTTGCACAGATTTAGTGTCAAGTTGTTGTAATTTTGTAGTAAACAACAGAATGTTTTCATATCGCAACTACAAGAGTGCAGGAGGAGTTTATGCAGACTGGAGCATCACCCCTGTCCACTCTGATCTGCCCTACTGGAAGTGGTTTGTGTGCCGATTCCAGAAAGATCTagaaaataaatacagtaaacgaACTAATTGTAATACACTATGGGAATGGGATAGAATCACAAAACAGGAAGCTATTGAGAGCCTGCATACATATTTCAAGAGGAGTGGACATCACTTCAAAGACAGAAATGAGTCACCATTACAGACATCACTATGA